A single genomic interval of Spinacia oleracea cultivar Varoflay chromosome 6, BTI_SOV_V1, whole genome shotgun sequence harbors:
- the LOC110795901 gene encoding O-fucosyltransferase 29, whose protein sequence is MGVGGTNQPLPESGLVNATTMNGNVNVNISINGSNTDDQNLLKLQKHHVSCWRSQRKPLSWSFVCGIMLFALGLISLFTGHVVSDLEYYSQRLIKPHLITKWAASSHEPINIWKSKYIDAYYGCSRRGRHFRSAVPQRFSNGYLLIATSGGLNQQRTGITDAVVVARILNATLVVPSLDHNSYWKDESDFADIFDVDWFISSLAKDVKIVKRVPDKIMRSMEKPPYTMRVPRKSTPEDYLELVLPILLRRRVVQLYKFDYRLANDLDSELQKLRCRVNYHALRFTKPIQELSSKVVVKMREMSKRFIAVHLRFEPDMLAFSGCYYGGGEKEINELREIRKRWDTLPDLSPLEERKRGKCPLTPEEVGLMLRALGYKNDTYLYVASGEIYGGEATLQPLRELFPNFRTKEILAGEELNSLMPFSSRLAAIDYIVCDESDVFVTNNNGNMVKILAGRRRYMGHKRTIKPNAKRLSALFMSRDTMDWRTFAKKVKSAQRGFMGEPDEMKPGRGEFHEFPAACICRRRTSRSNSSISEEFDISESERWRRLNNTAIAEKLGSPKDSEDDEFLPRL, encoded by the exons ATGGGAGTTGGGGGCACTAACCAACCCTTGCCTGAATCTGGGTTGGTTAATGCTACCACTATGAATGGAAATGTGAATGTTAATATCAGTATTAATGGTAGTAATACAGATGATCAGAATTTGTTGAAGCTTCAAAAACACCATGTTTCTTGCTGGAGATCTCAAAGGAAGCCATTATCATGGTCATTTGTTTGTGGGATTATGCTATTTGCGCTTGGTTTAATCTCTTTGTTTACTGGCCATGTTGTATCTGATCTTGAGTACTACTCTCAACGCTTGATTAAGCCTCACTTGATCACCAAATGG GCTGCGAGCAGTCATGAACCAATTAATATATGGAAATCAAAATATATCGATGCTTACTACGGATGCAGTAGAAGAGGCCGGCATTTTCGAT CTGCTGTCCCACAGCGATTTTCAAATGGATATTTGCTTATTGCAACCAGTGGAGGGCTGAATCAACAGAGAACTGGG ATTACAGATGCTGTGGTAGTAGCTAGAATACTTAATGCTACTCTAGTTGTTCCCTCACTGGACCACAATTCCTATTGGAAAGATGAGAG TGACTTTGCAGACATTTTTGATGTTGATTGGTTCATATCTTCTCTTGCAAAGGATGTGAAAATTGTAAAAAGAGTTCCTGATAAAATCATGAGATCTATGGAAAAGCCCCCGTATACAATGCGAGTGCCTAGAAAATCGACCCCCGAAGATTATTTAGAACTCGTCTTGCCAATACTTTTGAGACGACGT GTTGTGCAGCTGTACAAGTTTGACTACAGGCTAGCAAATGACCTTGATTCAGAGCTCCAGAAGTTGCGATGTCGAGTTAATTATCATGCACTGCGATTTACCAAGCCAATACAGGAACTTAGTTCGAAAGTTGTGGTGAAAATGCGTGAGATGTCTAAGCGATTCATTGCAGTTCATTTGAG GTTTGAGCCTGATATGCTTGCATTTTCTGGGTGCTACTATGGTGGAGGTGAAAAGGAGATAAATGAGCTTCGTGAAATCAGGAAGCGATGGGACACATTACCA GATTTGAGCCCTCTCGAAGAGCGTAAAAGAGGAAAGTGTCCACTTACTCCTGAAGAAGTTGGTCTTATGCTGCGAGCACTTGGCTATAAGAATGATACTTACCTCTATGTGGCGTCGGGTGAAATTTATGGTGGGGAGGCAACTCTACAACCGCTCAGGGAACTTTTTCCAAACTTTCGCACAAAGGAGATCCTTGCTGGCGAGGAGTTGAATTCTCTCATGCCTTTCTCTTCTCGTCTTGCTGCCATTGACTACATAGTATGTGATGAGAGTGACGTATTTGTGACCAACAACAATGGGAATATGGTAAAGATACTTGCAGGTCGCAG GAGATATATGGGTCACAAGAGGACAATTAAACCGAATGCAAAAAGGCTTAGCGCTTTATTCATGTCCCGGGATACAATGGACTGGCGTACATTCGCTAAAAAGGTCAAGTCAGCCCAGAGGGGATTCATGGGCGAACCAGATGAAATGAAACCCGGAAGGGGTGAGTTTCATGAATTTCCAGCCGCTTGCATATGCAGGAGACGAACTAGCAGATCTAATAGCAGCATTAGTGAAGAATTTGACATTTCTGAGAGCGAGAGGTGGCGTAGATTGAACAACACGGCTATTGCAGAAAAGTTGGGATCTCCGAAAGACTCAGAAGATGATGAATTTTTGCCTAGATTGTGA
- the LOC110794798 gene encoding phosphatidylglycerophosphate phosphatase 1, chloroplastic/mitochondrial, with the protein MAHSTPLIFQPNICNFSPTKAHCKKNFLNPTPINPTPLKNPRNLCIRRERKQINLSAEKTPQFHLRISPNMWWAKLKSAIGQRFNLEGIISASKVLTNNPNLLLPHLKVPNIRYINWEELHRKGFRGVVFDKDNTITLPYSLTLWDPLRLSMESCKAVFGEGNVAVLSNSVGLYEFDPDESKAAAVERELGVKVVRHRVKKPGGGSEEIERQLGCQPMEVVMVGDRRFTDIVFGNRNGFFTVLTEPLTGKGENFVVKMVRKMEELVVSNWFRRNLKVKSHCFLGNSEVGLVLLEEPL; encoded by the coding sequence ATGGCTCATTCAACCCCTCTAATTTTCCAGCCAAATATCTGCAATTTTTCACCGACAAAAGCTCACTGCAAAAAAAACTTCTTAAATCCAACTCCTATCAATCCAACCCCATTAAAAAACCCCAGAAATCTCTGCatcagaagagagagaaaacaaatcAATCTTAGCGCAGAAAAAACCCCGCAATTTCACTTACGCATTTCCCCAAACATGTGGTGGGCAAAACTCAAATCTGCAATCGGCCAACGATTCAACCTCGAGGGCATAATCTCCGCATCAAAAGTCTTAACAAACAACCCCAATTTGCTCCTACCTCACCTGAAAGTCCCCAACATTCGGTACATCAACTGGGAAGAACTCCATCGGAAAGGATTCAGAGGAGTGGTTTTCGACAAGGATAACACCATCACCTTACCCTATTCCTTAACCTTGTGGGACCCACTTCGTTTGTCAATGGAGAGCTGCAAGGCGGTTTTCGGCGAAGGGAACGTCGCCGTGTTAAGTAACTCGGTGGGGTTATACGAGTTCGACCCGGACGAGTCGAAGGCGGCGGCGGTGGAGAGAGAATTAGGGGTTAAAGTGGTGCGGCATAGGGTGAAGAAACCGGGTGGCGGGTCGGAGGAGATAGAGAGGCAACTCGGGTGTCAGCCCATGGAGGTTGTTATGGTGGGGGATCGCCGGTTTACTGATATTGTATTCGGGAACCGGAATGGGTTTTTTACTGTTTTGACTGAACCGTTGACCGGTAAAGGTGAAAATTTTGTGGTAAAAATGGTTAGGAAGATGGAAGAATTAGTGGTTAGTAATTGGTTTAGGAGAAATTTGAAGGTTAAAAGTCATTGTTTTTTGGGTAATTCTGAAGTGGGTTTGGTGCTTTTGGAGGAACCTTTGTAA